Within the Streptomyces sp. R41 genome, the region CCAGGGAGATCGCCTTCAGCCGCCTACTGCCCGCCGCGCCGGCTCTTGCCGCCGCAATGTGGCCCGTGCTCCCCACGATCCTGTTGGGGACGTTCTGCCTGCTGGTCATGATCAGCCTCAGCTTCTTCTACACCGACCTGGGGACGCAGTACACATCGGCTGCGATCATCGCGGTCACCTTGGCGGCCGCATACGCAAGCCATGTCCGACTCCAGCGGGAGGAAATACTCCTCCAGGTCCGGCTCGTCGCGGACGCAGCCCAGAAGGTGCTGCTGCGCCCCCTGCCGCGCCGCATCGAGGACGTCGAGATGGAGTCGCTGTATCTGGCGGCCCAGGAGCAGGCCCGGATCGGCGGCGACTTCTATGAAGCGGCCGGCACACGGTACGGGGTCCGGTTGCTCATCGGCGACGTTCGGGGCAAGGGTCTGTCCGCCGTGGGGGCGGCCTCGGCAGTGATCAACTGCTTCAGGGAGGCCGCGTACGACGAGCCCGATCTGCGGGACATCATCCATCGCCTCGAGACCAGCATCGCCCGCCATAGTGCTGCGTTTCCGACCCAGGATCGGCCGGAGCACTTTGCCACCGCTCTCATCGCCGAGATCCCACGCGGTGGCGGCCACGTCAAAATTCTCAATTGCGGGCACCCCCCGCCACTGCTTGCGCATCGCGGGAAGATCCGCGTCCTGGAGCCCACCATCGCCTCGCCGCCTCTCAATCTCGCAGCGCTCATCGGCGAGCACTATTGCGTCGACACCGTCGCCTTCGTCCCAGGTGACCAGTTGCTGCTCTACACCGACGGCGTATCGGAAGCCCGGGACCGCACCGGCGAGTTCTTTCCGCTGCCGGAGTGGATGCGGCGCCAGGGCCCGGAGCCGCCGCGCGAGCTGCTCGACCGGCTTCACCGGGACCTGCTCGACTACAGCGGCGGAAGGCTCGACGACGACATCGCGGCCCTCGCGGTGAGGTGCCCGAACACCCTGGGCCAGGAGCACAGACCCTAGGTGGCTGGATGCCGTGGGTGGGACGTACTGATCGGCCGGGCACAGCACCCGGGTCACAGCCCGTAGGACTGGATCACAACCCGTACGACTGAGCGAGGACGAAGCAGAGGGCGCCGGCGGACATGTTCGCCGGGCCATAGTGACCGTGGGGGCTTTGGCTTCAGCCTCACGTGTGCCGGCCGTTCCCGCGGAATCCGTTCGCGTCGGCGTGAGCTCGTACGCCACCACTACGGCGCTATGGGATGATCACGGCACCCGGACAGAACTCCGGACCCCGCGTTTACGAGTCGTTGCTCGCGAGCGCCTGCGACGCAACCGATGGATGACAGGCCGGAGGGCGGGGTACGTATGGTGCCGCGCGCCGTCGCGCACACCACCCCTTTGCTGAAGGACTGCCGACCTTGGATCTCGCGCACCCCGAAATTCCCGCCGCACGCCGCCCGGGACGGATGTGGACCATCAGGGTCTCCGGCCACAGCGACCGTACCGCCTCCGTGACGTGCTCCTCCCCATGCGGCATGCCGCCCCGCTCCCGTGACCTGGGAGCGCTGCGCCGCTTTGCCGAAGCCCACGCGGCCGCGCACGCCCGGGCGGCCAGCGTGCACCCGGACGCCGCCTGTGCCTGCCGGCAGGCAGAGTGCGCAGCCCACGAGGGGAGTCAGGTGCACTGCGCGGGCAGCGTGGTCCTGGTCCTGCGCCACGACCCGGCCGTCGGTCAGGTCTGGACTCTGCTGGAAGTGTGCGCGGCGTGCGCCCCGTTGATGACCCACACCCGTGTCGTCGGCCGCGCCCTGCCCCGTACGCGCGAGCCGGCCACGTCGGCCGCGCAGACGTCGGCGCCTGCCGCCGCGGCGACGGCACCGGTGGTGCCCAGCGGCTTCAGCGCCCCGACCGGGCCGGGCTTCAGCAGTGCCGAGACACCCTCTGTGCCGTCGCGTCGTCGCTCGGGTGGCCGTGGCGGCCGTCCTCAGCCCCGGCGAGGCCGACGGGACCAGGACGGGTTCAGGGGCTAGGGCGGGCTTTGGGATCCTCCCGGGAGAGCGGGGTTTGGAACGCACGCCCCCAAGCTGGGCTTGCTCGAGCAGGGAGGTGCTCACTCCGGCGTTGTCGTCGGTTGCCGACCCTCCGAGTTCTCGACTGCGCTCGAACGGGGGGTGGACCAGAGGGACCCCATGGCGTCGACGTCCTCCTCCACCGTGCAGCCGCACGCGCCAAGCCCCGCTCACCGGCACTGGTCAGGCCCCGCGGCTCAAAGCCGGCCTGATCCGAAGGCGCTCTAGGTCAGGACAGCCGGCTTGAGTACCTCCTCGCACCACTGGCGGAAGCCGGTCGGCGCGGACTCGGGTGTGCTCGGCTCGAGGTCACCGTAGAAGCCCTGGTCGTTCAGGGCTTCCGCCATGTCGGCCAGTCCCTGCGCCCAGGCCTCGCTCGCCCCGAAGCGCAGCGCCGTCGCCTTGTAGTCCGCGCTGCTGGTCCGTTGGACGCGTACCGGGCGGTCGAGCACCTCGGAGACGACCCGTGCCATGCCCTCGGGAGACAGGTCGTCGGGTCCGACCAGCGGGACGTCGTCCTGCCCGGTCCAGGAGCCGTCGAGCAGCAGCCGGGCCGCCGTGGCGGCGATGTCGCGGGTGGCGCAGGTGCGCAGAACGCGGTCCTCCGCCAGTGCCAGGAAGAACACACCCGCGTTGCGGATCGACTCCGCCTGGCCCAGCAGGTTGTCCATCAGGAACGGCGGGCACAGCGCCCGGTAGTGCGCACCCGTGGCCGCGATCGCCTCGTCCATGACGAGCGACGCCGATATCTGCCCGGCGTTCTTCGCCACTCCGCGGCCCAGGGTCGAGACGCCGACGACCCGCTCGACGCCGTGGCGCCCGATCACCTCGCGCAGTGGCTCGGTGAAGTCGTGGAAGTGGCCCTCGACGCTGTCGGCCGCGGGTGTCGGGGGCACCAGCCAGAACAGGCGGTCGGCGCCGGCGCATGCCTCCTTCAGGACGGCGGGATCGGCGTGCGATCCCTGTACGACCTCGACGTGTTGGCGCACTCGCGCGGAGAGGCGAGCGGGGTCGCGGGCGATCACCCGGATCCCCGCTGTGCCGTCCGGAGCGTCGAGGAGACGGTCGAGGACCTGTCGGCCGATCTGGCCGGTCGGGGTGGTGACGACGATCATGAACAACTCCAAGAGGGATGCTTCACTGGATGTCGTCGAGCCTGCTGCGTGGCGCGCCCGAACTGAAGGATCGATCCGCTCCGGCTTGTTACCCTCAAGGTAATACCGATCGGAGGGGGAGAGCGTGGAATCCCGCCCGCTGCGCTACTTCGTCGCCGTCGCCGAGGAGCTCAACTTCGCCCGCGCCGCCGAGCACCTGGGCATCTCCCCGCCACCCTTGTCGCGCGCGATCCGCCAGTTGGAGTCGGAGATGGGCGTCACCCTCTTCGAGCGGACGACCCACCGCGTGGTGCTGACCCGGGCCGGAACGGTGCTCCTCGCGGAGGCGAGGATCGCTCTGGACGCCCTGCAGGCCGCCGGGCGGCGGGCACAGCGCGCGGCCGCCCCGGAGCCGCAGCTGGTCCTGGCGGTCAAGGCCGACGGGGACGCGGGACTGCTGGAGCCGATCCTGGCACGCTTCGAGTCCGAGCCTGCGGCCGTACCGGTCGCCGTGCGGCTGTGCGACTGGCAGGAACAGCCGCGACTCCTGCGCCAGGGGGAAGCCGATGCGGCCCTGGTCCACGAGCCCTTCGACCACACCGGCCTGGACACCGAGACGCTGGCCACCGAACCGCGCGTCGCGGCCCTCGCCGCGACCCACCCGCTCGCCGCCCGGGACCGCCTGACCCTCGCCGACCTCGGCCTGCGCCCCGGCGACGTGCATCGGTACCTGGACGAGATCCGCAGTGCGGGCCGCGACCTCGCCCAACTGCTCACACTCGTCGCACTGGGCGACGTCGTCCCCCTGCTGCCCGCCTCCGTCGCCGCCCGCTACCCGCGCCCGGGCGTCGTCTACCGGCCGATCCCGGACGCCCCGCCCGCGGTCCTCGTCATCGCCTGGCCGCAGCAGTCCCGTTCGACGGCCACGGCGGCGCTCGTGCGCGCCGCGGCGTCCGTGGCCGATGCCGTGCGGGACCGGCACGCGGGTTAGTACTCCAGCACTACCTTGACGTTTTCCCTGGTCAAAGATGATTCGGGTGAGTGTGGCG harbors:
- a CDS encoding PP2C family protein-serine/threonine phosphatase, with translation MIMSGRLRHRRPSYGGRWEVARLSPLILTALIAGLAFSTPREIAFSRLLPAAPALAAAMWPVLPTILLGTFCLLVMISLSFFYTDLGTQYTSAAIIAVTLAAAYASHVRLQREEILLQVRLVADAAQKVLLRPLPRRIEDVEMESLYLAAQEQARIGGDFYEAAGTRYGVRLLIGDVRGKGLSAVGAASAVINCFREAAYDEPDLRDIIHRLETSIARHSAAFPTQDRPEHFATALIAEIPRGGGHVKILNCGHPPPLLAHRGKIRVLEPTIASPPLNLAALIGEHYCVDTVAFVPGDQLLLYTDGVSEARDRTGEFFPLPEWMRRQGPEPPRELLDRLHRDLLDYSGGRLDDDIAALAVRCPNTLGQEHRP
- a CDS encoding NAD(P)H-binding protein; the protein is MIVVTTPTGQIGRQVLDRLLDAPDGTAGIRVIARDPARLSARVRQHVEVVQGSHADPAVLKEACAGADRLFWLVPPTPAADSVEGHFHDFTEPLREVIGRHGVERVVGVSTLGRGVAKNAGQISASLVMDEAIAATGAHYRALCPPFLMDNLLGQAESIRNAGVFFLALAEDRVLRTCATRDIAATAARLLLDGSWTGQDDVPLVGPDDLSPEGMARVVSEVLDRPVRVQRTSSADYKATALRFGASEAWAQGLADMAEALNDQGFYGDLEPSTPESAPTGFRQWCEEVLKPAVLT
- a CDS encoding LysR family transcriptional regulator, translating into MESRPLRYFVAVAEELNFARAAEHLGISPPPLSRAIRQLESEMGVTLFERTTHRVVLTRAGTVLLAEARIALDALQAAGRRAQRAAAPEPQLVLAVKADGDAGLLEPILARFESEPAAVPVAVRLCDWQEQPRLLRQGEADAALVHEPFDHTGLDTETLATEPRVAALAATHPLAARDRLTLADLGLRPGDVHRYLDEIRSAGRDLAQLLTLVALGDVVPLLPASVAARYPRPGVVYRPIPDAPPAVLVIAWPQQSRSTATAALVRAAASVADAVRDRHAG